One genomic region from Pirellulales bacterium encodes:
- a CDS encoding bile acid:sodium symporter, whose product MLLRFLRDRWFLILLVVVMAAGFGVPRALLPLTEHVPDRVLVAVVLFVMSVSLDASSMWRALSRPRAVMLAVGINLGLLPLVAWPLSRLLPAELGTGYLVAASIPSTLASAAVWTRRAGGNDAVAVLCTMITNMSCFFVTPLWLAATTGRDVSMSKTPQEMMIDLLLIVVLPMACGQLARLLPGVGAVAHRRRAGLGEAAQIGILIVALVGATDAGNMLASGRASITWFDTLSMITMVIGLHLSMLFAGHLIGRVLGVPREDRIAVGFGGSQKTLMVGLHIARENFTGLAMLPLIAYHVSQLFVDAVIAERLRKGEQPADSSTADGA is encoded by the coding sequence ATGCTGCTGCGGTTTTTGCGCGACCGCTGGTTCTTGATCCTGCTGGTCGTGGTGATGGCCGCCGGCTTCGGGGTGCCGCGCGCTTTGCTCCCTTTGACCGAGCATGTGCCCGATCGCGTGCTTGTGGCCGTCGTACTGTTCGTGATGAGCGTTTCGCTCGACGCGAGCAGCATGTGGCGGGCCCTCAGCCGTCCGCGAGCCGTGATGCTGGCCGTCGGCATCAACCTGGGGTTGTTGCCCCTGGTGGCGTGGCCGTTGTCGCGGCTGCTGCCCGCCGAATTGGGCACGGGCTACCTGGTCGCGGCCAGCATTCCCAGCACCCTGGCCTCGGCGGCGGTCTGGACGCGCCGCGCCGGCGGCAACGACGCCGTGGCCGTGCTGTGCACGATGATCACCAACATGAGCTGCTTTTTCGTCACGCCGCTGTGGCTCGCGGCCACCACCGGGCGTGACGTGTCAATGAGCAAGACGCCGCAAGAGATGATGATCGACCTGCTGTTGATCGTCGTCCTGCCCATGGCCTGCGGCCAGTTGGCCCGATTGTTGCCTGGGGTTGGCGCCGTCGCGCATCGGCGCCGGGCAGGATTGGGTGAGGCGGCCCAGATTGGCATCTTGATCGTGGCCCTGGTCGGCGCGACCGATGCCGGCAATATGTTGGCCAGCGGCCGCGCCTCGATTACGTGGTTCGACACCTTGTCGATGATCACGATGGTGATCGGCCTGCACCTGTCCATGCTGTTTGCCGGGCATCTGATCGGCCGTGTGCTGGGGGTCCCGCGCGAGGACCGGATTGCCGTCGGCTTCGGCGGCAGCCAGAAGACCCTGATGGTGGGGCTGCACATCGCCCGTGAGAATTTCACCGGCCTGGCGATGCTGCCCTTGATCGCCTACCACGTGTCACAGTTGTTCGTCGACGCGGTGATCGCGGAGCGGTTGCGCAAGGGCGAGCAGCCGGCAGATTCCAGCACTGCCGACGGCGCATAA
- a CDS encoding DUF456 domain-containing protein, producing the protein MLDLLWVVLFVVALVAGWVMVLLAMPGTWLIVGCAALYAWLVRDDAFWDVGWPVVAVLLGLAVLGEIAETVAGALGVARAGGSRRGMLLALLGSLLGAIVGIVVGVPVPVVGQLIAAVVFAGIGATIGAILGEQWKGRTLEASLNIGLAAFWGRVLGTLSKVIVASAMVVVALAALVTRL; encoded by the coding sequence GTGCTCGATCTGCTTTGGGTAGTGCTGTTCGTGGTTGCGCTGGTGGCCGGCTGGGTGATGGTGCTCTTGGCCATGCCCGGCACCTGGCTGATCGTCGGCTGTGCGGCGCTCTATGCGTGGTTGGTGCGCGACGATGCGTTCTGGGACGTCGGCTGGCCGGTCGTGGCTGTGCTGTTGGGGCTGGCCGTGTTGGGCGAAATCGCCGAGACCGTGGCCGGGGCGCTGGGCGTGGCGCGGGCCGGCGGCAGCCGCCGCGGCATGCTCCTGGCCCTGCTGGGGTCGCTCTTGGGGGCGATCGTGGGTATCGTCGTCGGCGTGCCGGTACCCGTCGTGGGACAACTGATCGCGGCCGTGGTGTTCGCGGGCATCGGCGCCACGATCGGCGCGATCCTCGGCGAGCAGTGGAAGGGTCGCACCCTGGAAGCGAGCCTGAACATCGGCTTGGCGGCATTCTGGGGTCGCGTGCTGGGCACGCTCTCGAAGGTCATCGTCGCCTCGGCCATGGTCGTCGTCGCGCTGGCGGCGCTGGTCACACGGCTTTGA
- the murA gene encoding UDP-N-acetylglucosamine 1-carboxyvinyltransferase has product MDTRAADVYRIRGGNRLTGRVVAAGSKNASLPILAASILASEPVQLARVPRLTDVACLAELLRGLGLGVTRNAPYAVRVEPAAKPRVVAPAWFVKRMRASFCVLGPLLARYGRAVVPLPGGCRIGPRPVDLHLEGLTRLGADIEIRRGRVVARAKRLRGAMVNLGGPHGTTVTGTANILSAATLADGVTVLRGAAVEPEIVDLTRFLQALGAQIEGRGTSTLIIRGVEQLGGAQHVMIADRIEAATLLAAGAVTGGEVTVTDVEPAHLAAVMQTLASAGVEISCEPREVRAACKSPLRALRVLARPFPGLPTDVQAQLGVVAALAEGVSRIQDSVFPERFGHLEALRRFGVRAEVDRGVARICGGLPLTAARVTASDLRASAALVLAGLAATGTTYVRRIDHLDRGYECFAEKLCSLGADVTRLRRVTEDRCRGRLARRVPRA; this is encoded by the coding sequence ATGGACACGCGAGCGGCCGACGTCTATCGAATTCGCGGCGGCAACCGGCTGACGGGTCGCGTCGTCGCGGCCGGCTCGAAAAACGCCAGTCTGCCCATCCTGGCTGCATCGATTCTGGCGAGCGAACCGGTGCAACTGGCTCGCGTTCCCCGGTTGACCGACGTGGCCTGCCTGGCCGAACTGCTGCGCGGCCTCGGCCTGGGTGTGACGCGCAACGCTCCCTATGCGGTGCGCGTCGAGCCTGCCGCCAAGCCCCGCGTGGTCGCACCGGCCTGGTTCGTCAAACGGATGCGGGCCAGCTTTTGCGTGCTGGGTCCGCTGCTCGCTCGGTACGGCCGCGCTGTGGTCCCGTTGCCGGGCGGCTGCCGTATCGGCCCGCGCCCGGTCGACCTGCACCTGGAAGGGTTGACCCGGCTGGGGGCAGACATCGAAATTCGCCGCGGGCGCGTGGTGGCGCGCGCCAAGCGATTGCGGGGTGCGATGGTGAACCTGGGTGGGCCGCACGGCACCACGGTAACCGGCACGGCGAACATCCTCTCGGCCGCCACGCTGGCCGACGGCGTGACCGTCCTGCGCGGCGCCGCCGTCGAGCCGGAAATTGTCGACCTCACTCGGTTCCTGCAAGCACTGGGTGCTCAGATCGAAGGGCGCGGCACGTCGACGCTCATCATTCGGGGTGTCGAGCAACTGGGCGGGGCCCAGCACGTGATGATCGCCGATCGCATCGAGGCGGCCACCTTGTTGGCTGCGGGCGCGGTGACCGGCGGCGAAGTCACGGTCACCGACGTCGAGCCCGCGCACCTGGCGGCCGTGATGCAAACGCTGGCCTCGGCGGGCGTCGAGATTTCGTGCGAGCCGCGCGAGGTGCGCGCGGCCTGCAAGTCGCCGCTGCGTGCCTTGCGCGTGCTGGCAAGGCCGTTTCCGGGACTGCCGACCGACGTGCAGGCGCAACTGGGCGTCGTCGCGGCGTTGGCCGAAGGGGTCAGCCGGATTCAGGACAGCGTGTTTCCCGAACGCTTTGGTCATCTGGAGGCGCTACGGCGGTTTGGCGTTCGCGCCGAGGTCGACCGGGGTGTGGCCCGCATTTGTGGTGGCCTGCCGCTCACGGCGGCACGCGTGACGGCCTCCGACCTGCGGGCCAGTGCCGCGCTGGTGCTCGCCGGCCTGGCGGCCACCGGCACGACCTATGTCCGGCGGATCGATCATCTCGACCGCGGTTACGAGTGTTTTGCCGAGAAACTCTGTTCGCTGGGCGCCGATGTGACGCGGCTGCGTCGCGTGACCGAGGATCGCTGCCGTGGCCGACTGGCGAGGCGCGTACCCCGGGCCTAG
- a CDS encoding metallophosphoesterase, with translation MKLYAISDLHLGHEINRRALATLEPHPDDWLIVAGDVGESVAHLELCLRIVTARFRQVIWVPGNHDLWTMPGDDRARRGEALYLHLVSICRRYRVLTPEDPFPRWTGDGVACTLCPLFLLYDYSFRPDEIPAESVIDWAMESGVLCADEGYLHPDPYPTRQAWCEARCRLTERRLAAVDPRIPTVLINHFPLRRDLLKLHAIPRFSIWCGTRRTEDWHKRFRAIAVLSGHQHVRGTDYRDGVRFEEVSLGYPNQWKQEYGIESYLCEVLPGPPGAMM, from the coding sequence ATGAAGCTTTACGCCATCAGCGATCTGCACCTGGGCCACGAGATCAATCGCCGCGCATTGGCCACGCTCGAGCCGCACCCGGACGATTGGCTCATCGTGGCCGGCGACGTGGGCGAGTCGGTCGCGCATCTGGAATTGTGCCTGCGGATCGTCACCGCGCGTTTTCGCCAGGTGATCTGGGTGCCCGGCAATCACGACCTGTGGACCATGCCCGGCGACGATCGCGCCCGGCGCGGCGAGGCCTTGTACTTGCACCTGGTGTCGATTTGCCGCCGGTACCGGGTACTGACGCCCGAAGACCCGTTTCCGCGCTGGACCGGCGACGGCGTGGCCTGCACGTTGTGTCCTTTGTTCTTGCTCTACGATTACAGCTTTCGCCCCGACGAGATTCCGGCCGAGTCGGTGATCGATTGGGCGATGGAGTCGGGCGTGCTGTGCGCCGACGAGGGCTATCTACATCCCGACCCGTACCCGACGCGGCAAGCGTGGTGCGAGGCGCGCTGCCGGCTGACCGAGCGGCGGCTGGCCGCAGTCGATCCACGGATTCCCACGGTGCTGATTAACCACTTTCCGCTGCGGCGCGATCTGCTCAAGCTGCACGCGATCCCGCGGTTCTCGATCTGGTGCGGCACGCGGCGGACCGAGGATTGGCACAAGCGCTTCCGGGCCATTGCCGTGCTCTCGGGGCACCAGCACGTCCGCGGCACCGATTACCGCGACGGCGTGCGGTTCGAGGAAGTGTCGCTGGGCTACCCGAACCAGTGGAAGCAGGAATACGGGATTGAGTCGTATCTGTGCGAAGTCCTGCCGGGACCGCCCGGGGCGATGATGTAG
- the rpmE gene encoding 50S ribosomal protein L31, which yields MKEGIHPRYVETLVKCGCGNSFKTRSTQPELHVDICSACHPFFTGKLKFVDTAGRIERFKNKFSGGYASLKRDKKAAEAEKG from the coding sequence ATGAAAGAGGGCATCCATCCCCGGTACGTTGAGACGCTCGTCAAGTGCGGCTGCGGCAATAGCTTCAAGACGCGCAGCACGCAGCCCGAGTTGCACGTCGACATTTGCAGCGCCTGCCACCCGTTCTTCACCGGCAAATTGAAGTTCGTCGACACGGCCGGCCGCATCGAGCGGTTCAAGAACAAGTTCTCCGGCGGCTACGCCAGTCTGAAGCGCGACAAGAAGGCCGCCGAGGCCGAGAAGGGTTAG
- the prfA gene encoding peptide chain release factor 1 has product MREQLETTYGRFVELERSLQDPVVLADGSRYSAAAREHGSLAKLATKYRRFKELNAQIAETLAMVAGGDAELRELAEGELPELRNEREAIWNELLDLTVGGEDAQRTRCVMEIRAGTGGDEAALFARDLYEMYKRFAEQHGWKVEILDASLTELGGFKEIVLGIEGEGCYRLLQYESGGHRVQRVPETETKGRIHTSAATVAVLPEPEDVEVELKEGDYRKDLFCASGPGGQHVNKTASAVRLTHYETGIVVQCQDEKSQHKNYARALRVLKTRLYEHKRELEHAKRAEQRRGLVGSGDRSQRIRTYNFPENRITDHRINLTLYKLDQTLAGNLQPVTDALVEYERQQHRDDMGTIE; this is encoded by the coding sequence ATGCGTGAACAACTCGAAACGACCTACGGCCGCTTTGTCGAGCTCGAACGGTCATTGCAGGATCCCGTCGTGTTGGCCGACGGCTCGCGCTATTCGGCCGCGGCCCGCGAACATGGGTCGCTGGCCAAGCTGGCCACCAAGTACCGGCGTTTCAAGGAGCTCAACGCCCAGATCGCCGAGACGCTGGCGATGGTCGCAGGGGGCGATGCCGAGCTGCGCGAGCTGGCCGAGGGCGAACTGCCCGAGCTGCGCAACGAGCGCGAGGCGATCTGGAACGAGCTGCTCGACTTGACCGTCGGCGGCGAGGACGCCCAGCGGACCCGGTGCGTGATGGAAATTCGGGCCGGTACCGGCGGCGACGAAGCCGCGCTGTTTGCCCGCGATCTGTACGAGATGTACAAGCGGTTTGCCGAACAGCATGGCTGGAAGGTCGAAATCCTCGACGCCAGCCTCACCGAGCTGGGCGGCTTCAAAGAAATCGTCCTGGGAATCGAAGGCGAAGGGTGCTACCGGCTGCTGCAGTACGAAAGCGGCGGTCACCGCGTGCAACGCGTGCCCGAGACCGAGACCAAAGGGCGGATTCACACGTCGGCCGCCACCGTGGCCGTGCTGCCCGAGCCGGAGGACGTCGAGGTCGAACTCAAGGAAGGCGACTATCGCAAGGACTTGTTCTGCGCGAGCGGTCCGGGTGGTCAGCACGTCAACAAGACGGCCTCGGCCGTGCGCCTGACGCATTACGAGACGGGCATCGTCGTGCAATGCCAGGACGAAAAGAGCCAGCACAAGAACTACGCGCGCGCCCTCCGCGTGCTAAAGACCCGGCTCTACGAACACAAGCGCGAGCTGGAACACGCCAAGCGCGCCGAGCAGCGCCGCGGGCTGGTCGGTTCGGGCGATCGCAGCCAGCGGATTCGCACCTACAATTTCCCGGAAAACCGCATCACCGATCACCGCATCAACCTGACGCTCTACAAGCTCGACCAGACGCTGGCCGGCAACCTGCAGCCGGTGACCGACGCCCTGGTCGAATATGAGCGGCAGCAGCATCGCGACGACATGGGCACGATCGAATAA
- the prmC gene encoding peptide chain release factor N(5)-glutamine methyltransferase, whose translation MSGGERWNVGRLLEWTTKFLKEHGSESGRLDAELLLAQALGCKRIDLYTRYDEEPAEPVRATFRDLVRRRSEGMPVAYLLGRREFYSLDFAVTPDVLIPRPETELVVVGALDLLKKQSGQDAIAVADVGTGSGIIGVSVARHDPRVRVTAIDRSEAALEVARRNAAAHGVGDRIEFLWGDLFAPVADERQFQLVLSNPPYVTTAELAQLPRDVAQYEPQLALDGGTQGTAVIERLVPEAAARLAPGGQMLLEVSPMIEAAVRELIAATGAFEVLPTIKDFGGRPRVVVARRL comes from the coding sequence ATGTCCGGCGGCGAGCGATGGAACGTCGGACGTCTGCTCGAATGGACGACCAAGTTCCTCAAAGAGCATGGATCCGAATCCGGGCGGCTCGACGCCGAGCTGCTGCTGGCCCAGGCCCTGGGCTGCAAACGCATCGATCTCTACACGCGTTACGACGAGGAGCCAGCCGAGCCGGTCCGGGCCACGTTTCGCGACCTGGTACGGCGGCGCAGCGAGGGTATGCCGGTGGCCTACCTGTTGGGCCGCCGTGAGTTCTACTCGCTCGATTTCGCCGTCACGCCCGACGTCCTGATTCCGCGCCCGGAAACCGAGCTGGTGGTCGTCGGCGCGCTCGACCTGCTCAAGAAGCAATCGGGCCAGGATGCGATTGCCGTGGCCGATGTCGGCACCGGCAGCGGCATCATCGGCGTCAGCGTCGCCCGGCACGATCCGCGCGTGCGCGTGACGGCCATCGATCGCAGCGAGGCGGCGCTCGAAGTCGCCCGGCGCAACGCCGCGGCTCACGGCGTCGGCGACCGGATCGAATTCCTGTGGGGCGACTTGTTCGCCCCGGTCGCGGACGAGCGGCAGTTTCAATTGGTGCTGAGCAATCCGCCGTATGTCACCACGGCCGAGCTCGCACAGTTGCCGCGCGACGTGGCCCAGTACGAGCCGCAATTGGCGCTCGACGGCGGAACGCAAGGGACCGCCGTGATCGAGCGGCTGGTGCCCGAGGCGGCCGCGCGGCTGGCGCCCGGCGGGCAGATGCTCCTGGAGGTCAGCCCCATGATCGAGGCGGCGGTGCGCGAATTGATCGCCGCGACCGGGGCGTTCGAAGTGCTGCCCACAATCAAGGACTTCGGCGGCCGTCCCCGCGTGGTCGTGGCGCGTCGCCTGTAA